CCTAACTTGGAGGCCGAGCCGGTCGTCAACGGGGCGCGACGGGTTGCATTTATTTCGGCAGACAATGACGGCGCGAAGAAGCGAGTTCAAACCTTACTCGAAAGTTTTGGCTATTCAGTGATTGATCTTGGAAGCCTTCGCGATGGAGGGCTGATTCAGCAAGCAGGCGGCCCTCTCGCAGGGCGAAATTTGTTGGAGCAAGGAGAACGTCATAAATGAAAGCCATTCATCTCACGGCCTAGGTAATCCAACTCAGAACTTAAAAATGGTCGAGGTTTCGGAACCAAACACGCCATCTGCGAGCGAGGCTCTTGTGCGCATGGAGTATGCGCCGATCGACTACAGCGACCTCCTTTTAGCGAACGGAGTGTACCTGCTAAGTCCGAAGCTTCCTTCTGTCGTTGGAGGTGAAGGTGCGGGAATTGTCGAGGGGATCGGGCCGGGAGTCACCCGCGTCAAGGTAGGCGATCGGGTTACGATCCCGTTTGGAACTTTCACTTGGTCTGAAAAAGTCCTTGCTCCGGCCCAAGGTCATTTCTTTGTTCCTCCTTCGGTCGATGCCAGAACAGCCTCGATGTTGAATATCAACCCTACGACGGCGGTTCTTTTTTAGACGAATTTGTAAAGCTAAAGCCTAAAGACTGGATCGTCTTAAACGCAGCCAATTCCCAGGTCGCGCGATGCCTGATTGCGATTGCAAAATCGCGCGATCTCAATGTTGTAGGTATTGTGAGACGGCCCGAGCTTATCCTAGATGTTGAAAAGCTGGGTGCTGATTTCGTTGGCGTCGACGCGCCGGAACTCTCAAAGCAAGTCCAGACCGCGACCGGCGGAATGCCGATATCTCTGGGCCTTGATGCCGTAGGTGGTCCAGCGGCAGCGACAATCGCAAGCGTGCTCTCTCCGGGAGCCCATCTTGTCAGCTATGCGTGGCTGAGCGGTTTGCCGATTCATCTACCGCAAGGCGATCTCATTGGCAAGAGGCTAAACATCCACGGCTTCTGGATGTATTACGAAGAGTGTCTCCCCAAAATACGAGCGGCACTGACTGAGGCAACTAAAGTAGTCGCTTTCGGCAAATTAAGTCTGCCAATCACCACGACATGCAGACCGTCCCAAATCAAAGAAGCAATCGAGCACTACCAACGTGGTGGCAAGGTTCTATTGGATTTCAATTACACAAAGTAGGATCTGCCAGAATTCGTAATTGGAAAATGGGGCTTCTCCAACAGACGTGGCAACAAAGGACTCCAAACTCGATGAATGATAAATCGCCATAAGCGGCCAATCGGTGCCCATTCTGAGTGTGTGTTCATGAGGGCCAAATTTCTGGACCCGCGCTGGATCGAGCGATTCACAATTCCACGAGTCAAAACGCATTGGCCGCTTATCTCCGGCAATGCGCTCATCGAGCGACCTCGATCGCTTCCCCTAACCCGCATGACAAACTGCACGATGGATCGACTCACTCACCGGGAATTTTTGAAAGTAGGTTTTGTGCTACGGGAACAATACGGGAACATCGTTAATTCAGTATTTTCAATCACTTAACGGGAAGGAGTAAAAAAGCAAACTCGGGGAATTACCTCGGCACTCTCCTCTAAGTCGTTGATTCTAAATGGTGGCCAGAGATGGGATCGAACCGCCGACGCCGGCCTTTTCAGGGCTGGTGTCGGTCGCTGTTCACTAACTCAGACTATTGATAGGCACCCAGAGAGAATCGGCGTGCTACGACAACGAATGAATTCTAGTCTGCGATTGACGAAGCGAGCAGGAGAAAATGAAAAAGAAAGCACGAGTTCCAAATGGCGAAACAGACGCGAGCCTGATCGCAGCGGAGTTCGAGTGTCAGCTGGCGGCTATAGGCGAGTTATTTGGATGATGGAGTTTCCTGTGATGGTATTGCACTAGGCAGGAGGAAAGGGAACCAGTAAAGTTATGCCATCACATGTGCAGATGACCAGATATCCTGGGCTGGATTAGGCGCCGGCCCGAAAGAGTGGAACCCCGGACAGTGTCTGCGGTTGGCTTATTCCTGAATCGCCATCTCGACTTCGTCGGGTTCATGGATGTCCATTGAGTGATCACCATCTCGGCAGCTTTGACGGGGTCTAGATCGAGTTCCTCAACAAGAACTCTCAGGTGACGATCTCCTAGGCGAGTAAGACACAAAGCACTCTTCATGGTACGCAATCGCATGCGACACATAGAACGACTGCCGTTGTTTCAGATTTTCAAGTGCCTGGAAAACACTGCGTAGGTATTCGTTGATCATGGCCCCATCCTCTAGTGAGTCTCTCCTGCACCAATATGCACCATCAAGATAGTCGTAGGATCTGGAAATCACATGGATTGGTACGGCAGCGAACGGACTGTCCGTGCAAATGGCTCATTTGTGTACATGGGAGTGATTCGGATCAAAGAGCTTCCTGCGACAGTCGGACACAGCCGGGAGGAAAGGGAACTAGCAGATAGGAGCGGGGTGTCATCGACGCGAATTTGCGTAAGAGGAGCGACTGTACCCGGATTCTCAATCGCTAAGCCGCCAACCTGAGCGAGTGTCAGTTCAAGGGATGAGGTCAAATCGTCGCTTCCGATGGAGGCACATTTTTACCGTGTAAACCCTGTACATGCGACGCTCGCACGCCACTGTCATCTGGCAAACTTCGGGTTCTTCGGACCGTGGGCTCGCGGGTATGGAGCAGTGTGCCAAAAGTGTGCCAGAGTGTGCCCGAAATTGACCGTAAACCTCCGTATGAGCGTTTCCTTCCGCACGAGGCATTCGTTATGGAAGTTGTTGATTTGTAGTGGGATAGATGGTGGACGCGGAAGGAATCGAACCTTCAACCTGTCGATTAAGAGTCGAATGCTCTGCCAGTTGAGCTACGCGTCCAATCTGTTTTCCTCGGGGAGAGGACTGAAGTCATCGAGAGCCAGGTAGGCGCAAAGGAACCTGACTGCTATCGACCGACTTATTAAAGATAACACAGTTTGCAGCGCCTCCGAAAGACGCTGCAAACTGCTTCTTAGCCGACGAATTCCACAGAGGCGCGATACGGAATGATTCCGCGCTCATAGCCCATATCAAGCAGCTTGCGGATGCCCTCTTTGCCGTCGTCGCCGTAGTTGAGCGTCCGCTCGTTGACGTACATCCCTACGAAGCGATTGGCCAGCGTCGTATCGAGATCGCGCGCAAACTGCATCGCGTACGCCAGAGCCTCTTCGCGGTGGTCGAGCGCGTGCTGGATGCTGTCGCGAAGAGCGTTCGTCGTCGTGATCATCGCGTCGGTCCCAAGCGAGCGGCGAATCGCATTGCCGCCCAGTGGAAGGGGAAGCGAAGTCTGGTCCCGCCACCACTGGCCGAGATCGAGTACCTTGATCAGGCCATCGTTCGCGTAGGTCAACTGTCCTTCGTGGATGATGAGGCCCGCTTCATACTCGCCCGCGGCGACCGCAGGGATGATCTTGTCGAACGGCACCACCTCGGTCTCGACCTCTGGGGCGAAGATCTTGAGTACCAAGTAGGCCGTGGTCAGAGTGCCCGGAACCGCGATACGCACCTTGCGCACCGAGGTCGGCGTAAATTTGCGGCTGGAGACAATCATCGGGCCATATCCCTCGCCGACGCTTCCGCCGCAGGCCATCAGGGCGTAGTTGTCCTGCAGGTATGGATAAGCATGGAACGAGATCGCTGTGACGTCGTAGAACGCCTCCTTGATCGCTTTCTGGTTCAGCGTCTCGATGTCCGTCAGTGTGTGGTTGAACTTATAACCCGGGACGCGAACCTTGTTCGTCGCGAGTCCATAGAACATAAAGGCATCATCGGAGTCAGGGCTGTGAGCGATGCTGATCTCTCGAACGGCGGTATTGGCAACAGTCATGGGAGGTTCCTTACAGAAGGGTGAAACGTGATGTTCATTGCGCTGGACAGAGTCCGGCCTGTGGGATGCCTGGGGTGTGAATCGAGATGGAACTAGGCCCGCGTCCATCGCTGGAGTGAGCTGAAGATTCCTGCGGCGGCTGTAATCTTGATTGCCTCGGCCGGAAGAAATGGAGCAATCGCCAGATGCCAGGCGGCGGGTGCGCTCAGGTGAGCGAAGTGTGCCAGCCAGCCTGCGCCGAAAGCGAAGACCACAACACTGGCGGCGACTCCCGCGGCAACTGCGCGGGTAAATCTTGATTCAACGGAGCTCAGTCCGCGGGTGACCCAGCCGGCGACGGCTGCAACCAGTGGGTAGGAGAAGAGGAAGCCGGCATTAGGGCCGATCAGATGGATGATGCCGCCTGGCTCATGTGGATTGAAGACCGGGAGGCCGGCAGCTCCCTCGGCGAGATAGAGCGCCAGTGCCGAGAAGCCGGCCACGGGGCCCAAAACCATCCCAATCAGGATCACGGCGAAGGTCTGCAGCGTGATAGGAACTGGAGTAAAGGGGAGCACCAGCGAAATATGCGCGCAGATCGCGACGAAGAGGGAAGCCGCGACCACGAGCGTAGCTTTGCCGGGGAGCGATTCCTCGAAGGACCTCACGACTTGCGCAAAGGCGGATTGAGAGGGGAGAGCAGATTGCATAAGGTGCAGGTCCTTTCGCTAAGAGCGTCTGATTGAGGTTGGCTTCGTGCCCGCGCTGACGCGGATCCGCGGGGAAGAATACGGATCGGTCAGGTCGCCGTAGTCCTTGTT
The Edaphobacter bradus genome window above contains:
- a CDS encoding alcohol dehydrogenase catalytic domain-containing protein; its protein translation is MVEVSEPNTPSASEALVRMEYAPIDYSDLLLANGVYLLSPKLPSVVGGEGAGIVEGIGPGVTRVKVGDRVTIPFGTFTWSEKVLAPAQGHFFVPPSVDARTASMLNINPTTAVLF
- a CDS encoding zinc-binding dehydrogenase, yielding MAIAKSRDLNVVGIVRRPELILDVEKLGADFVGVDAPELSKQVQTATGGMPISLGLDAVGGPAAATIASVLSPGAHLVSYAWLSGLPIHLPQGDLIGKRLNIHGFWMYYEECLPKIRAALTEATKVVAFGKLSLPITTTCRPSQIKEAIEHYQRGGKVLLDFNYTK
- a CDS encoding menaquinone biosynthesis family protein, which codes for MTVANTAVREISIAHSPDSDDAFMFYGLATNKVRVPGYKFNHTLTDIETLNQKAIKEAFYDVTAISFHAYPYLQDNYALMACGGSVGEGYGPMIVSSRKFTPTSVRKVRIAVPGTLTTAYLVLKIFAPEVETEVVPFDKIIPAVAAGEYEAGLIIHEGQLTYANDGLIKVLDLGQWWRDQTSLPLPLGGNAIRRSLGTDAMITTTNALRDSIQHALDHREEALAYAMQFARDLDTTLANRFVGMYVNERTLNYGDDGKEGIRKLLDMGYERGIIPYRASVEFVG
- a CDS encoding biotin transporter BioY, whose translation is MQSALPSQSAFAQVVRSFEESLPGKATLVVAASLFVAICAHISLVLPFTPVPITLQTFAVILIGMVLGPVAGFSALALYLAEGAAGLPVFNPHEPGGIIHLIGPNAGFLFSYPLVAAVAGWVTRGLSSVESRFTRAVAAGVAASVVVFAFGAGWLAHFAHLSAPAAWHLAIAPFLPAEAIKITAAAGIFSSLQRWTRA